GCGAAATGAAGAAGACAGTGCAGGCAGGGTTTCAGGGGTGACTTGTGAAAGAAGGGTAGCAGCAGGAGTGAGATGATAGTCCTACAAGATGGTTGTGAGACCTGCTTTGATGTATGGCTTATAGCTGGTTCCATAAAAAAGGCAGAAGGCCAAACTGATAATGTTAAGGTTTTATTTGGACTGTCCAGGATTGACAAGATTAGAATGAATACTCAGCCCCCTGAGTtgatactttgtagaaccaccttttgctgcaattacagctgccagtcctttagggtatgtctctaccagctttgcacatctagagactgaaatccttgcccattcttctttacaaaacagctccagctcagtcagattagatggacagcgtttgtgaacagcagttttcagatcttgccacagattctcgattggatttagatctggactttgactgggccattctaacacatggatatgttttgttttaaaccattccattgttgccctggctttatgtttagggtcgttgtcctgctggaaggtgaatcTCCGCcacagtctcaagtcttttgcagactccaagaggttttcttccaagattgccctgtatttggctccatccatcttcccatcaactctgaccagcttccctgtccctgctgaagagaagcacccccagagcatgatgctgccaccaccatatttgacagtggggatggtgtgttcagagtgatgtgcagtgttagttttccgccacacatagcgttttgcattttggccaaaaagtttcgttttggtctcatctgaccagagcaccttcttccacatgtttgctgtgtccaaactgcaaacgggacttcttatggtttgctgttaacaatggctttcttcttgctactcctccataaaggccaactttttGCAGTTGacaactaatagttgtcctatggacagattcccccacctgagctgtagatctctgcagctcgtccagagtcaccatgggcctcttggctgcatttctgatcagcgctctccttgttcggcctgtgagtttaggtggacggccttgtcttggtaggtttacagttgtgccatactccttccatttctgaatgatcgcttgaacagtgctcggtgggatgttcaaggcttgggaaatctttttgtagcctaagcctgctttaaatttctcaataactttatccctgacctgtctggtgtgttctttggacttcatggtgttgttgctcccaatattctcttagacaacctctgaggccgtcacagagcagctgtatttgtactgacattagattacacacaggtgcactctatttagtcattagcactcatcaggcaatgtctatgggcaattgactgcactcagaccaaagggggctgaataattacgctcaccccactttgcagttatttatttgtaaaaaatgtttggaatcatgtatgattttcgttccacttctcacgtgtacaccactttgtattggtctttcacgttgGATTCCAATAATATTGATTCAtctttgtggctgtaatgtgacaaaatgtgggacagTTCAAGAGAGCCGAATACTTTTGTAAGCCACTGTATATCAgaggtttggagacaaagtcagAGAGGCAAGTTTGAGAAGGTTTAGATGTGCAGAGGAGAGAAAGTTGACTTATTGGACAAAGgaggttgaagatggagctgtcAGACAGGAGGAGTGGAGGAAGATGAAGTTCAGGATGTGGTGAAGGAGCATGCAGATGGTCAGTGGGTCAGAGGAGGATGCTTAGGAGTGTATATCAATAGacttaaaagctaaaggaacaGTTGTGAAAAACTAAGTTCACTCTAATTGCTGCCATAACAATTAAGAGAGTAAGTAGAACCCACTTGCTTCTAAAGGGACTCAATAAATTGATCACCAGCAATTGTGTCCATCGCTAAACACACAATGTCACACAAAGTCATCCTGGGAGTCCAGATGACAGACACCCCAAACCCAGACTGTGCAATAGtccaaaactttaaaaaaaaagatcacttATATTGTATAAGCGAGATAAACTTCATACTTActgattcttttctttccttcagctcttcagctggatgttcaGGCGAAGCTTGGAGATGATGTCAGTCTTCAGTGTCAGATTTCCAGAGATGAAATAATTTCAGTGCTGAAGTGGAGCAGACCTGATCTGAACACAGACGGCTACGTCTACTTCTACAGGAACAAACGCTCCTATGAAAACTACCAACATCCATCTTTTCATGGCCGAGTGAAGCTGAGGGACCCggagatgaaggatggagacgtttCTCTGATCCTGAAGAATGTCACGTTTAATGACACTGGGATTTATGAGTGTCACATAGCAGTGAGGAACCCagtgagaagaaaaagaggTTGTCAGtggcaagacatttttaaacattgaaagaatacagaaacagtcagagttttgttcAGAGAACTACGTGCGCACGGGTGAGTGATCGGGTGATTCTCACCCCGAGGCTTtgcagtcagctttatttatacatcgtaGCATTCCCTGTTTTTCAGGCTGTAACAGACAATCTGGGCATGTATgggacacagtgtgtgtgtgtgtgtgtgtgagtgtattgtCTATCTCGAGGAAAACAGAAGCCAGTTGGGTCCTGTTTCCAAGGGTGTCTGCAAGAGACTTTCACAGGAGTCAGCGATTACTGCAGggctcatgtgtatgtgtgtgagaagaagcaaagacaaaacataaagatatGTGAACACTATGTGCTTTCCAAGCCTTTCTTAACAGGAGCATATGAGTAAATGAGTAAATGGAACATTATAAGGAGAACTGagtaaatgaaacattaaaaaggaagatgtatcaaaaaggaaaaacatcataaaatcacaaaatccCTTAACAGAGGTCATACTGAGATCAGTCACTTCATCAACCTCAGAGTCACAGGTGAGTCTCTCCCCTGCCCGCAAATTGCACCACTTGCCCACTTTAAGAACACCTAGAATTTTCTGTACTTGTGTGATATAGTAAATGAACAACCAATATGTGTGTTTGGGTAAAATCACTCACCCACTCAACTCACTTCTTCCATGGCAAGTTTGAAGGGTAAATTCAGACCATCAGAGCATTCTTCTTTTCATAGTAGAGAATCATCTGCCTCCGTCTCATTTACTCTTTACTATCCtactctgtcacaccaaccctctgcatggcCTCCTTCcatgaattttctctgtgctcttccagcccgttctcactcccgaggcgtaacaTCCTGACGATTTGTCACACCCTGCGGCGTTCCTGAGGAATGCGAAAGGTGACCTTCTGCATTCTTATGCTATATGTCAGGTTATGGGTGAAATCCAGTAGAATTACGGTCCTGCGGTAACACACGTTCCAGTCCTAACCTTATGCCTAACCTgaaccagcactttaatgacgtTAAATAGCGTTTTACAAAGCATTGAAGTAAAATGTAGATTGATTCCAAATGGTGCTCATGCTTCCTAATTTTTCCGATCTCGTCATTTAGGGACGTGTTGGGTGCCCAGAAGTGTAAcatgttgacgatttgtcagCTAGCGTAAAATATTACGCTTTGAGAGTGGGGAGTGAGAACGCGTTGGCTCTTCTGCACACATATGGATACTAGAAGTACTATGGTGGTTTTAACTTTGGCTAAAACATATTTTAGCTGTGt
The sequence above is a segment of the Oreochromis aureus strain Israel breed Guangdong linkage group 3, ZZ_aureus, whole genome shotgun sequence genome. Coding sequences within it:
- the LOC120436598 gene encoding myelin-oligodendrocyte glycoprotein-like; translated protein: MFSHMAFLKVLLCFFLIAESTALQLDVQAKLGDDVSLQCQISRDEIISVLKWSRPDLNTDGYVYFYRNKRSYENYQHPSFHGRVKLRDPEMKDGDVSLILKNVTFNDTGIYECHIAVRNPVRRKRGCQWQDIFKH